Part of the Candidatus Goldiibacteriota bacterium genome, TTCCAGCGGAAAAGTACTTTCCGGCGGTATTGACAGTAACGCTCTGCAAAAACCCAAACGCTTCTTTGGAGCGGCCAGGGCAATAGAAGAAGGCGGCTCTTTGACGATTATAGCGACCGCGCTTATTGAAACAGGCAGCAAAATGGACGATGTTATATTTGAAGAATTTAAAGGCACCGGCAACAGCGAAATTGACTTATCGCGCGAACTTGCGGAAAAACGCCTTTACCCGGCAATTGACATCAGCAAATCCGGCACAAGAAAAGAAGAGCTTCTGCTTTCAAGGGAAGAAATAAACAAATTATGGATACTTCGGAAAGCCCTTTTAAGCAAGATGAAGCCCGCGGAAATAATGGAATTCCTGGTTGACAAAATATCCAAAACAAAGAATAATAAGGCATTTATTGATGCCATGAAAACAGATTAACGGAGGTAACAGAAACATGAAACAGGGAATACACCCGGATTACAAAACAGCAACGGTTGTATGCGCATGCGGTAATTCATTTGAAACACACAGCACAGCGGGAGACTTGAAGGTGGAAGTTTGTTCTAACTGTCACCCTTTCTTTACAGGCGTTCAGAAGTTCCTTGATACTGACGGCAGGGTAGAGAAATTCAAGAAAAGGGCTGCAAAAAGCACAAAGAAAGAGGAAACAAAGGCTTAGCGGAAGTCCGGCGGATATGGCCGTGTTTGTTAAACTTCTGTCACATACAGCTGACGGCGAAAAAATAGCCGCCATAGCGGGAAAACTTTGTTATTCCAGCGGCGGCTATAATAAAATAACCGGAACACTTACCGATGAAACCATTGCTTCATTTATCAACAAAATAAATGACCTTGGCCATTACTCTGTCCTGGAACACATGTCTTTTAGTTTCATTATAGAAGGCGTGTCGCGCGCTTTGACACACCAGCTGGTGCGCCACAGAATCGCGTCCTATTCGCAGCAGAGCCAGCGTTATGTTAATGAATCCGGCTTTGACTACATCACACCCCACACCATAGAAAACAAACCCGAACTTAAAAAACAGTTTGATTCCATGATGGAAACCATTAATGCATTCTACAAATCCATGACTGACGCCGGCATTCCCAAAGAAGATGCCAGGTATGTGCTTCCCAACGCGGCAGAAACCAAGATAGTGGTTACCATGAACGCGCGCGAGCTTCTGCACTTCTTTGAGAAAAGGTGCTGCAACAGGGCACAGTGGGAAATTCACGAAATGGCGGATTTAATGCTTGAAGAAGCAAAAATAGCAGCTCCTTTGATATTTAAAAACGCCGGACCGGGCTGTGTAAACGGGCCGTGCCCGGAAGGCAAAATGGCCTGCGGTAAAATAACAGAAGTCAGAAAAAAATACAATTCTGACAATAAGGAATAAAAATGACAGTTAAAAAAACAAAAAAATCAGTTTCCCGCGGTACAAAGAAAATGAGCGTGGGAGGGCAGGCGGTAATAGAAGGCGTGCTTATGCGCTCGCCAAATTATTACGCCGTATCCGTACGCCACAAAGACGGCACTATTAAATCCATGTCCGCGCCGGTCAATTCGATAACAAAAAAATACCCGTTTTTAAAATGGCCTGTCTTAAGAGGTTTTGTATCGCTTATAGAGTCCATGACCCTTGGATTTAAAGCGCTGGATTATTCCGCGCAGATATACGAAGAAGGTTACGAAAACAAAAAGAAGAAAAAATTATCCAAAGCTGAAACTGTAAAA contains:
- the rpmE gene encoding 50S ribosomal protein L31; this translates as MKQGIHPDYKTATVVCACGNSFETHSTAGDLKVEVCSNCHPFFTGVQKFLDTDGRVEKFKKRAAKSTKKEETKA
- a CDS encoding FAD-dependent thymidylate synthase — its product is MAVFVKLLSHTADGEKIAAIAGKLCYSSGGYNKITGTLTDETIASFINKINDLGHYSVLEHMSFSFIIEGVSRALTHQLVRHRIASYSQQSQRYVNESGFDYITPHTIENKPELKKQFDSMMETINAFYKSMTDAGIPKEDARYVLPNAAETKIVVTMNARELLHFFEKRCCNRAQWEIHEMADLMLEEAKIAAPLIFKNAGPGCVNGPCPEGKMACGKITEVRKKYNSDNKE